One stretch of Siphonobacter curvatus DNA includes these proteins:
- the pfkA gene encoding 6-phosphofructokinase produces MKRIAVFTSGGDAPGMNACIRAVVRGAMYHKVEVFGIRRGYSGMIEGDIYPMTSRDVSNIIQRGGTILKSARSRRFTTAEGRQQAYDNLKALGIEGLVAIGGNGTFTGAEIFFNEFKIPTVGAPGTIDNDLYGTDYTIGYDTAVNTSLDAIDKIRDTADSHDRVFFIEVMGRDSGYIAIQSGIGGGAEFVVVPEDLSEPVSSVIKTLKQGFVKKKSSSIVVVAEGEKEGRATEIAEKIKKSIDVEVDIRVTTLGHIQRGGVPSAYDRILASRLGLGAIEGLLRGQKNVMTGIVNNRLVYTPFIECITKDKPISDDLLRMVHILS; encoded by the coding sequence ATGAAGCGTATTGCAGTGTTTACCTCCGGGGGAGATGCTCCAGGCATGAACGCCTGCATTCGGGCGGTCGTACGGGGTGCCATGTACCACAAAGTTGAAGTATTTGGTATTCGGCGGGGGTACAGCGGCATGATCGAAGGTGATATTTATCCGATGACATCCCGCGATGTCTCTAATATAATTCAACGGGGAGGCACTATTTTGAAGTCCGCCCGTTCACGTCGCTTTACTACGGCTGAAGGCCGCCAGCAGGCTTACGACAACCTGAAAGCCTTGGGCATCGAAGGACTAGTCGCCATCGGTGGAAATGGTACTTTCACCGGAGCTGAGATTTTCTTCAATGAGTTTAAAATTCCAACGGTAGGTGCTCCGGGTACGATTGATAACGATTTGTACGGAACAGACTATACCATTGGCTATGATACGGCAGTAAATACGTCACTCGACGCGATTGACAAAATCCGGGATACGGCTGATTCGCACGATCGCGTATTTTTCATCGAAGTAATGGGCCGCGATTCGGGTTACATTGCCATTCAATCGGGTATTGGCGGTGGAGCTGAGTTCGTGGTGGTACCGGAAGATCTTTCTGAACCCGTTTCATCCGTTATTAAGACCTTGAAGCAGGGCTTTGTGAAGAAGAAGTCTTCTTCCATCGTAGTAGTTGCTGAAGGAGAAAAAGAAGGTCGGGCTACCGAAATCGCCGAAAAGATTAAGAAAAGTATTGACGTTGAAGTGGATATTCGGGTGACAACGCTTGGCCACATCCAGCGGGGCGGCGTTCCGTCCGCTTACGACCGCATTCTAGCCAGTCGTTTGGGTCTGGGTGCTATTGAAGGCTTACTCCGGGGTCAGAAAAACGTAATGACGGGTATTGTCAACAATCGCCTGGTTTATACGCCCTTTATCGAATGTATTACTAAGGATAAGCCCATTTCGGACGATCTGTTACGAATGGTACACATTCTTTCCTAA
- a CDS encoding DUF5723 family protein codes for MKRVITFISILLGGTGSEVSAQFLLGQTGSNYAGIHGIYANPASAVDSRYKVHVHLAGYENYLYNNYLAWEAPYSPVAMLTNTVSSKYRGPSKGIIFRDQEYLREKLNGRDKHLRAGGEVRGPGVLITLNEKNAFSFNTRIRAGVAVTHASQSVAQLIKNGTTIGRAIEPEDFGTHVYANTNGMVELSGSYARVMYDEDEDFVKVGVTVKRVIGLHQGHILGRNIDYEYVQDPTYATEAAVRLKSVDAQYGITNEGALQSVSFSPVWLLGNAPAGSGWGADLGMVYEYRPDVRKYSYRDRYGVHRDASKNKYLYRISVSLLDIGRILYKNPNYVEAYKLQRRDAILAEDNFTGMQGIDGFMLGLNQTLNPSESERIASYRTALPTRLQASIDYNVKEKIYVNAMLMQGFVSNKRAAFTMPSVLAVTPRYEGKWVEVAMPVALTDNYSRLALGLGARLGILYFGSDNLLSTLNIGNPKGIEFYFGAQIPIYQKAPESNLKCYPQREKRGLFGFLKKK; via the coding sequence ATGAAGAGAGTTATCACATTTATTTCTATACTTTTAGGAGGAACTGGATCTGAGGTTTCGGCTCAGTTTTTGCTGGGGCAGACGGGTAGTAACTACGCAGGCATTCACGGGATATACGCCAACCCCGCCTCGGCTGTGGACTCCCGTTACAAAGTACACGTTCACTTAGCCGGTTACGAAAACTATCTCTATAACAACTACTTAGCCTGGGAAGCTCCGTACTCACCGGTTGCCATGCTAACGAATACCGTTTCTTCCAAGTACCGGGGTCCGAGCAAAGGAATCATCTTTCGCGACCAGGAATACTTGCGGGAAAAGCTCAACGGTCGCGACAAGCACTTGCGGGCGGGGGGGGAAGTTCGGGGACCGGGTGTACTGATTACGTTGAATGAAAAAAATGCATTTTCCTTCAATACCCGTATTCGGGCCGGGGTGGCTGTAACCCATGCCTCCCAATCGGTTGCTCAGTTAATCAAAAACGGAACGACGATAGGGCGGGCTATTGAACCCGAAGATTTCGGTACGCATGTGTACGCGAACACCAACGGCATGGTCGAACTTTCGGGAAGCTACGCCCGCGTGATGTACGATGAAGACGAAGATTTTGTGAAAGTGGGCGTAACCGTGAAACGCGTCATTGGTCTGCACCAGGGACATATTCTGGGTCGGAATATTGATTATGAGTACGTTCAGGATCCCACGTACGCCACAGAAGCCGCCGTTCGTCTTAAGTCCGTAGATGCTCAGTACGGAATCACGAATGAGGGGGCTCTGCAAAGTGTTAGCTTTTCTCCGGTCTGGCTGTTGGGAAACGCTCCGGCGGGTAGCGGCTGGGGAGCCGATCTGGGAATGGTCTATGAATATCGTCCGGACGTTCGGAAGTATTCCTACCGGGATCGCTACGGAGTACACCGTGACGCAAGCAAGAATAAGTACTTGTATCGGATTAGTGTATCCTTACTGGATATAGGACGGATTTTGTACAAGAATCCCAATTACGTGGAAGCGTATAAACTACAGCGGCGGGATGCCATTTTAGCGGAGGATAACTTCACAGGGATGCAGGGAATCGATGGCTTCATGTTGGGCCTGAACCAAACCCTAAACCCTTCCGAAAGTGAACGGATCGCCTCGTATCGTACGGCTCTACCCACGCGTTTGCAGGCAAGCATTGATTACAACGTCAAGGAAAAAATATACGTCAATGCCATGCTCATGCAGGGATTCGTCTCCAATAAACGGGCCGCATTTACCATGCCCTCCGTACTGGCCGTAACGCCGCGGTACGAAGGCAAATGGGTAGAAGTAGCCATGCCGGTAGCGTTGACGGATAATTACAGCCGACTGGCTCTGGGGCTGGGAGCCCGCCTGGGTATTCTTTACTTCGGCTCGGACAATCTGCTTTCTACGCTCAATATCGGCAATCCCAAAGGAATAGAATTTTATTTTGGTGCCCAGATTCCCATCTATCAGAAAGCTCCAGAATCGAATCTGAAGTGTTACCCGCAACGGGAAAAGCGAGGCTTGTTCGGATTTCTAAAAAAGAAGTAA
- the hslU gene encoding ATP-dependent protease ATPase subunit HslU, protein MTPGEAKSLEALTPRQIVAELDKYIIGQHEAKKNVAIALRNRWRRMNAAAEMQREIMPNNILMIGPTGCGKTEIARRLAQLADAPFTKVEASKFTEVGYVGRDVESMVRDLVEQAIHMVRAAKKESVKERAAQSVEEVILDALIPPVKQPTGFHSSSVSVSPENASDAELNERTRERFREKIRTGELDSRKIEIDVQQSASPNIGVMGGPIDESSMMNIQEMLSGMMPKQRKKRKVTIGEAKRILIDEEAAKLIDMDEVKEEAIRKAENLGIIFIDEIDKVAAKSGGSGPDVSREGVQRDLLPIVEGSTVNTKYGVIHTDHILFIAAGAFHVSKPSDLIPELQGRFPIRVELQPLTKSDFVRILKEPRNALTRQYEAMLQAESVSLSFNEEALDALAEVAFQLNTEVENIGARRLQTVVSQLLNDVLFDIPDQIGPNAQVVVTKELVEQRLAGLVQNRDLSQYIL, encoded by the coding sequence ATGACTCCCGGAGAAGCCAAAAGTCTCGAAGCACTTACCCCCCGTCAGATCGTGGCGGAATTAGATAAATACATCATTGGTCAGCACGAAGCGAAGAAAAATGTGGCCATCGCCCTGCGGAATCGCTGGCGTCGGATGAACGCTGCCGCAGAAATGCAGCGGGAAATCATGCCCAACAATATCTTGATGATTGGGCCTACGGGTTGCGGGAAAACCGAAATTGCCCGCCGGCTCGCCCAGCTTGCCGATGCTCCCTTTACCAAAGTGGAAGCTTCTAAATTTACAGAAGTAGGATATGTAGGTCGCGATGTGGAAAGCATGGTACGCGATCTGGTGGAACAGGCCATTCATATGGTACGGGCGGCCAAAAAAGAGTCGGTGAAAGAACGGGCGGCTCAATCCGTGGAAGAGGTCATCCTCGATGCCCTGATTCCACCGGTCAAACAACCCACGGGTTTCCATTCGTCCTCCGTTAGTGTTTCACCCGAAAATGCCTCCGATGCGGAACTCAACGAACGGACGCGGGAGCGTTTCCGCGAAAAAATTCGTACGGGTGAATTGGACAGCCGCAAAATTGAAATCGACGTTCAGCAAAGTGCCTCTCCCAACATTGGTGTCATGGGTGGTCCCATTGACGAGAGTTCCATGATGAACATTCAGGAAATGCTTTCGGGGATGATGCCCAAGCAACGCAAAAAGCGGAAGGTAACCATCGGTGAAGCGAAACGTATTTTGATTGACGAAGAGGCGGCCAAGCTCATTGATATGGATGAGGTCAAGGAAGAGGCCATTCGCAAAGCCGAAAACCTGGGTATTATCTTCATTGACGAAATTGATAAAGTCGCCGCCAAAAGTGGTGGCTCCGGTCCGGATGTATCCCGGGAAGGCGTTCAGCGGGACTTACTGCCCATTGTGGAAGGTTCGACGGTGAATACCAAGTACGGGGTTATTCATACGGATCACATTCTCTTCATTGCCGCAGGAGCGTTTCACGTTTCCAAGCCCAGCGATTTGATTCCGGAATTACAGGGACGTTTCCCGATTCGGGTGGAATTACAACCCCTGACCAAGAGTGATTTTGTACGAATCTTGAAAGAACCCCGTAACGCCCTGACTCGCCAGTACGAAGCCATGTTACAGGCCGAATCGGTAAGTTTGTCCTTTAACGAAGAAGCCCTCGATGCCTTGGCCGAAGTGGCGTTCCAGTTAAATACGGAAGTTGAAAATATCGGAGCCCGTCGTTTGCAAACAGTAGTTAGTCAGTTACTGAACGATGTACTCTTCGACATTCCAGATCAGATCGGACCGAATGCTCAGGTGGTAGTTACGAAAGAACTCGTTGAACAACGGCTGGCAGGACTGGTACAGAATCGCGACCTGAGTCAATATATTCTTTAA
- a CDS encoding MmcQ/YjbR family DNA-binding protein, with product MAVRYDTVRSLALEYPHVSEGLAYGTPSLHLGRKLLGRLQEDGQTLVMKLNPEERETYLEQAPDTFFLTDHYRNHPVILVDLTLVQLEDVVLLVEKAWRFLASARQLKAYGQRVGKQ from the coding sequence ATGGCTGTCCGTTACGATACCGTTCGTAGTCTGGCCCTGGAATACCCCCACGTAAGCGAAGGACTTGCCTATGGGACGCCTTCGCTTCATTTGGGCCGCAAATTACTTGGTCGTTTACAGGAAGACGGCCAAACACTGGTCATGAAGCTGAATCCCGAGGAACGAGAAACGTACCTGGAACAGGCTCCTGATACCTTTTTTCTGACGGATCATTACCGAAATCATCCCGTCATCCTGGTAGATTTGACGCTGGTGCAATTGGAAGATGTGGTGCTGCTGGTAGAGAAAGCCTGGCGGTTTCTGGCCTCAGCCCGGCAACTGAAAGCGTACGGACAGAGAGTAGGGAAGCAATGA
- the mrdA gene encoding penicillin-binding protein 2, with translation MQEVKKGIIQGVIILVAFLYLAKLFYLQVIDEGYSEAAVSNAIEQVVQIPYRGQIYDRKGNLIVYNTPTYDLFITPKKARIPDTLRLCNLLGVTKVQFDSMYNVAKTYSKFKPSLFMRQLSVEDFARIQDAMVDYPGFTFETSAFRTYNTSALANTLGYVAEVSPKQLEDQEERGENYYRQGDYIGQSGLEKQYEETLRGRRGMKYIMKDVHGVVKGPWKGGAADVVPIAGKNLYTSLDVELQQYADSLFQNKSGSLVAIDPSTGEILAMVSAPTYDPKMLSGRSYSKNYQKLALNPFNPLLNRALQGTYRPGSTFKTIETLVGLQDGAITPSTVLGHSGIRMNCHCGSSSSTLHRAIQMSCNPYFYHVFRRIIYNNDETNVFKKSKVGLTRWHDRVAKFGIGQKLGVDLPYERKGLLPDVEYYNKRNKGENNWKFSNIYSVGIGEGELLVTPLKLANVAAIIANRGWYITPHLVRAIGNPKGDPLPEFKEKHSVDIDYRHFETLIAGMSDAVRAGTVMRAAYIPDLEICGKTGTSQNPKGPADNSVFICFAPRNNPKIAIAAVVDYGKWGGTTSAPIAMMVAEKYIKGTVSHKGLERELMNKNLLYLPPPSPKKKPTPLLPKDRILIVENGKVKSVPTTKSAYPQFSVYDFITMQ, from the coding sequence ATGCAAGAAGTCAAAAAAGGAATTATACAAGGAGTAATTATACTAGTGGCCTTCCTCTACCTGGCCAAATTATTTTACTTACAAGTGATTGATGAAGGCTACTCGGAAGCAGCCGTAAGCAATGCTATTGAGCAGGTCGTCCAGATTCCGTATCGGGGTCAGATTTACGACCGAAAAGGCAATTTGATTGTCTACAACACACCGACCTACGATTTGTTCATCACCCCCAAAAAAGCCCGCATTCCGGATACCCTTCGTCTGTGCAATTTGCTGGGGGTTACCAAAGTGCAGTTTGACAGTATGTACAACGTGGCCAAGACGTATTCCAAGTTTAAGCCTTCCTTGTTCATGCGTCAGCTTTCCGTCGAGGATTTTGCTCGTATTCAGGATGCCATGGTGGATTATCCTGGTTTCACTTTCGAAACCAGTGCGTTCCGTACCTACAATACATCGGCTCTGGCGAATACGCTCGGGTACGTAGCGGAGGTAAGCCCCAAACAACTGGAAGATCAGGAAGAACGCGGTGAAAATTACTACCGTCAGGGGGACTACATCGGACAAAGCGGTCTGGAAAAACAGTACGAGGAAACCCTTCGGGGTCGTCGCGGGATGAAGTACATCATGAAAGACGTACACGGCGTAGTGAAAGGGCCCTGGAAAGGGGGAGCGGCGGACGTTGTTCCCATTGCTGGAAAGAACTTGTATACTTCGCTGGATGTAGAATTGCAGCAGTACGCGGATAGTTTGTTTCAGAACAAATCGGGTAGTTTGGTGGCGATTGATCCCAGTACCGGCGAAATCCTGGCCATGGTATCGGCTCCCACGTACGATCCAAAAATGTTATCGGGACGGAGTTACTCTAAAAACTATCAAAAACTGGCTCTGAATCCGTTCAATCCCCTGCTTAACCGAGCCTTACAGGGTACCTACCGACCAGGTTCGACATTTAAAACCATCGAAACGCTGGTGGGTTTGCAGGACGGAGCCATTACGCCCAGTACGGTGTTGGGGCACTCGGGTATCCGCATGAACTGTCACTGCGGAAGTAGTTCAAGTACGCTGCACCGGGCCATTCAGATGTCCTGTAACCCGTATTTCTACCACGTATTCCGGCGAATCATTTACAACAACGACGAAACTAACGTTTTCAAGAAATCGAAAGTAGGGTTGACCCGCTGGCACGATCGGGTTGCCAAGTTCGGAATTGGCCAAAAACTAGGCGTGGATTTACCCTACGAACGCAAGGGACTCTTGCCGGATGTCGAGTACTACAACAAACGTAACAAAGGCGAAAACAATTGGAAATTCTCCAACATCTACTCCGTGGGTATTGGAGAAGGTGAGTTGCTGGTAACGCCGCTGAAACTGGCCAACGTGGCCGCCATTATCGCCAACCGCGGCTGGTACATCACGCCGCACCTGGTTCGGGCCATTGGTAACCCCAAGGGCGATCCACTGCCCGAGTTCAAAGAAAAACATTCGGTAGATATTGATTACCGGCACTTCGAAACCCTGATTGCGGGTATGTCAGATGCCGTTCGGGCGGGTACGGTGATGCGGGCCGCCTACATTCCGGACCTTGAAATCTGCGGAAAGACGGGAACTTCGCAAAACCCGAAAGGCCCTGCGGATAACTCCGTATTCATCTGCTTTGCTCCGCGTAACAATCCTAAAATTGCGATTGCCGCGGTGGTCGATTACGGAAAGTGGGGGGGGACGACTTCGGCTCCCATTGCCATGATGGTGGCCGAGAAGTACATCAAGGGAACCGTGAGCCATAAAGGACTGGAGCGGGAACTGATGAACAAAAATCTCCTGTACCTGCCGCCGCCTTCTCCCAAGAAAAAGCCAACGCCTCTGCTGCCCAAAGACCGGATTCTGATTGTAGAAAATGGAAAAGTGAAATCGGTACCGACGACTAAATCAGCTTACCCCCAGTTTTCGGTATATGATTTCATTACGATGCAATAG
- the rodA gene encoding rod shape-determining protein RodA has product MNHLLKNKKLASRENSVLNRLDWITVALYVACVVVGWLNIYAAVYNPEQPISIFNFDTNSGKQLVFAGFAVFIIIAILVIDYRFWETFAFFIYGFVLLLLIAVLFLGANIKGSHSWFRIGPIGFQPAEVAKMATALAIAKYLSTPGTNLTRFKDQLNVGIFMLIPMILIRISDETGQALVIVGLLLMLYREGLPGIYPLIIIVAATLLVLSLTVETLNIAIGLAVVGALVIFFLPRYQRNRKTYTAMGLIYVGCICMVLATDFIINDVLAPHQRSRIEVLIDPNSHKRGAGWNVIQSKIAIGSGGIFGKGFLQGTQTKFDFVPEQSTDFIFCTVGEEHGFMGSILVIGLLVGLILRLIVLAERQRIKFARVYGYGVISIFFFHFLVNIGMTIGLMPVIGIPLPFFSYGGSSLWSFTILLFIFLKLDAQRSQIMSRV; this is encoded by the coding sequence TTGAATCATCTTTTAAAGAATAAGAAATTGGCTTCCCGCGAGAATAGTGTTTTAAACCGACTGGACTGGATTACCGTAGCCCTGTACGTGGCCTGCGTGGTGGTAGGCTGGCTGAATATCTACGCCGCTGTTTATAATCCCGAACAACCCATCAGTATTTTTAATTTCGATACGAATTCCGGGAAACAGCTGGTATTCGCGGGTTTTGCCGTTTTTATTATCATTGCCATTCTGGTGATTGATTACCGATTCTGGGAAACGTTCGCTTTTTTCATTTACGGATTCGTCCTGCTGCTGCTGATTGCCGTACTCTTTCTGGGGGCTAATATCAAAGGTTCGCACTCTTGGTTCCGGATCGGACCGATCGGTTTTCAGCCCGCTGAGGTCGCGAAGATGGCCACGGCTTTGGCGATAGCGAAGTACCTCAGCACGCCCGGAACCAATCTTACCCGGTTCAAGGATCAACTGAACGTGGGAATCTTCATGCTGATTCCAATGATTTTGATTCGAATTTCCGACGAAACGGGTCAGGCTCTGGTGATTGTAGGCTTGCTACTGATGCTGTATCGGGAAGGGCTGCCGGGGATTTATCCACTCATCATCATTGTGGCGGCAACGTTACTGGTTCTTTCGCTGACCGTCGAAACCCTAAACATTGCTATTGGACTGGCCGTTGTCGGGGCTTTAGTCATCTTTTTTCTACCCCGCTACCAGCGAAACCGAAAGACGTATACGGCCATGGGGCTCATTTACGTGGGGTGTATTTGCATGGTATTAGCGACGGATTTTATTATTAACGACGTGCTGGCTCCCCACCAGCGGTCCCGAATTGAAGTACTGATCGATCCCAACAGCCATAAACGCGGGGCGGGCTGGAACGTGATTCAGTCCAAAATTGCGATTGGTTCGGGGGGGATTTTCGGGAAAGGCTTCCTGCAGGGTACACAAACCAAGTTTGACTTTGTACCCGAGCAAAGTACCGACTTTATTTTCTGTACCGTAGGGGAGGAGCACGGGTTTATGGGTAGTATACTCGTCATTGGTCTACTGGTTGGGTTGATCCTGCGATTAATCGTACTGGCTGAACGACAACGCATTAAGTTTGCCCGCGTGTACGGCTACGGCGTTATCTCGATATTTTTCTTTCACTTTCTGGTCAATATTGGCATGACCATTGGGTTGATGCCAGTCATTGGCATTCCTTTGCCTTTCTTCAGTTATGGCGGGTCAAGCTTATGGTCCTTCACCATTTTGCTATTCATTTTTCTAAAGCTTGACGCTCAGCGTTCTCAAATTATGTCCCGGGTGTAA